A single window of Zea mays cultivar B73 chromosome 10, Zm-B73-REFERENCE-NAM-5.0, whole genome shotgun sequence DNA harbors:
- the LOC103642350 gene encoding leucine-rich repeat extensin-like protein 3 encodes MEAAVVRLRRCRNGSLVLVYLAAILLAATAAAALSDAEASDIARRQLLSLREGDGDLPDDFEFDIHVDVTFANERLRRAYVALQAWRRAMYSDPKNFTGGWVGADVCSYFGVTCVPALDDANTTVVAGIDLNGGDIAGYLPAELGMLTDIAFFHINSNRFCGIIPKSFSRLTLLHELDVSNNRFVGGFPDVVLQIPVLKYLDLRFNDFDGTLPPHLFDKDLDAIFVNSNRFVGFIPENFGNSTATVVVLANNAFIGCIPRSVGRMADTLDELMLLNNRLDGCIPPELAELVNSTVVDVSGNALVGTLPEGLVNMIRLEQLDVSRNQLAGAVAENVCKLPALANFSFAHNFFSVEAEACVPSEDSPVALDDSGNCLDGGRPGQKPLPECALVLAHPVDCRTNVCSKMPAPPAKKVPRPPDVSPHPLPPAPSPENQPPKKSPAPQPVSPQPSPPPSVKSPPAPAPAPAPISSPPPLIKSPPPPVPVSSPPPLLKSPPPPVSMSLPPPSVKSPPPLPPRSPPAPVKSPPPPPPVSSPPPPVPVRSPPPPPPSPISSPPPSMKSPPPPAPISSPPPPTKFPPPPVSVSSPPLVKSPPSPAYVSEPPPTVKSPSPPSPPPMIKSPPPPVPVRSPPSSVKSPPPSPLLSSPPPPAPVRSPPPLTKSSPPPPPIRSPPPPQANSPPPSALISSPPPPMQSPPPPAPVSSPPPPIKSPPPAPVSSPPPLAQSPPPPAPVSSLPPPVKSPPPPAPVSSPPPPVKYSSPPTPVNSPPPPVKLPPPLAPMVSPSSPMKSPPPTAPVSSPPPPVKSPPPPAPVISPSPPVKILPPPAPVSSPPPPVPVSSAPPFAKSPPPQFKSPAPPTSRRSPPPLVKPPPPPPLVSSPPLPPMTSPPPPTLASSPPPPVRSPPPPAPINSPPPPVKSPPPPAPVSSPPPPAVPSPPPPAPSSPPPSAPEEFILPPIMAQQYASPPPPLFQGY; translated from the coding sequence ATGGAGGCCGCGGTGGTTCGCCTGCGCCGCTGCCGGAACGGCAGCCTCGTTCTCGTATACCTCGCCGCCATTCTGCTCGCGGCGACCGCGGCGGCCGCGCTCTCCGACGCCGAGGCGTCCGACATTGCACGGCGGCAGCTGCTTTCCCTTCGGGAGGGCGACGGCGACCTCCCCGACGACTTCGAGTTCGACATCCACGTGGACGTCACCTTCGCCAACGAGCGCCTGCGCCGCGCGTACGTCGCGCTCCAGGCCTGGCGCCGCGCCATGTACTCCGACCCCAAGAACTTCACCGGCGGCTGGGTAGGAGCCGACGTGTGCTCCTACTTCGGCGTCACGTGCGTCCCGGCACTCGACGACGCTAACACCACCGTCGTCGCGGGCATCGACCTCAACGGCGGCGACATCGCGGGTTACCTCCCCGCGGAGCTCGGCATGCTCACCGATATCGCCTTCTTCCACATTAACTCCAACCGCTTCTGCGGCATCATCCCCAAGAGCTTCAGCCGCCTcacgctcctccacgagctcgacGTCAGCAACAACCGCTTCGTCGGCGGGTTCCCGGACGTCGTACTGCAGATCCCCGTGCTCAAGTACCTCGACCTCCGGTTCAACGACTTCGACGGCACCCTGCCGCCGCACCTCTTCGACAAGGACCTTGACGCTATCTTCGTCAACAGCAACCGCTTCGTCGGGTTCATCCCGGAGAATTTCGGCAACTCGACGGCCACCGTGGTGGTGCTCGCAAACAACGCCTTCATCGGATGCATCCCTCGCAGCGTTGGCCGCATGGCCGACACGCTCGACGAACTCATGCTTCTCAACAACCGCCTCGACGGCTGCATCCCGCCTGAACTTGCTGAGCTCGTCAACTCCACGGTGGTGGACGTCAGCGGGAACGCGCTCGTTGGCACGCTGCCGGAGGGGCTCGTCAACATGATCAGGCTGGAGCAGCTGGACGTGTCGCGGAACCAGCTCGCCGGCGCCGTGGCGGAGAACGTGTGCAAGCTCCCGGCTCTCGCCAACTTCAGCTTCGCGCACAACTTCTTCAGCGTCGAGGCAGAGGCGTGCGTGCCGTCCGAGGACTCGCCGGTGGCGCTGGACGATAGCGGCAACTGCCTCGATGGCGGACGCCCGGGGCAGAAGCCGTTGCCTGAGTGCGCGCTTGTGCTCGCGCACCCCGTCGACTGCCGCACGAACGTCTGTTCCAAGATGCCTGCGCCACCAGCGAAGAAGGTTCCTAGGCCACCAGACGTTAGTCCACATCCGTTGCCACCAGCGCCATCACCGGAGAACCAACCACCAAAGAAGTCCCCAGCACCACAGCCAGTGAGCCCACAGCCGTCGCCGCCACCATCAGTGAAATCTCCACCCGCAcccgcaccagcaccagcacctaTTAGCTCGCCTCCCCCACTTATCAAATCTCCTCCTCCACCGGTTCCGGTTAGCTCACCACCACCACTACTAAAATCGCCTCCACCTCCAGTATCTATGAGTTTACCACCTCCATCTGTGAAATCTCCACCGCCGTTGCCACCAAGGTCACCTCCAGCGCCAGTGAAatcaccacctcctccaccaccagtaaGTTCGCCGCCACCACCAGTACCGGTGAGGtcaccaccaccgccaccgccatcACCGATTAGTTCACCACCGCCATCAATGAAATCTCCACCCCCACCAGCACCTATTAGCTCGCCTCCCCCACCTACCAAATTCCCTCCTCCACCGGTTTCGGTTAGCTCACCACCACTAGTAAAATCACCTCCATCTCCAGCATATGTGAGTGAACCGCCTCCAACGGTGAAATCTCCTTCACCACCATCACCTCCACCGATGATTAAATCACCGCCACCACCGGTGCCGGTGAGGTCACCTCCATCGTCAGTGAAATCACCACCTCCTTCACCACTGTTAAGTTCGCCGCCGCCACCAGCGCCGGTGAGGTCACCTCCACCGCTAACGAAATCATCACCTCCTCCACCACCGATAAGGTCGCCACCCCCACCACAAGCAAACTCACCTCCTCCATCAGCTCTAATAAGCTCACCTCCTCCTCCGATGCAATCCCCTCCACCGCCTGCTCCAGTCagctcaccaccaccacctataaAATCACCACCACCGGCTCCAGTAAGCTCACCACCTCCTCTGGCGCAATCCCCTCCACCACCTGCTCCAGTCAGCTCACTACCACCACCTGTAAAATCACCTCCTCCACCGGCTCCAGTTAGCTCACCACCGCCTCCTGTGAAATACTCTTCACCACCTACTCCAGTCAACTCACCGCCACCACCTGTAAAATTACCTCCTCCACTAGCTCCAATGGTTTCACCATCGTCTCCCATGAAATCCCCTCCACCAACGGCACCCGTtagctcgccgccaccgcctgtaAAATCACCTCCTCCACCGGCTCCTGTGATTTCACCATCACCTCCTGTGAAAATCCTTCCACCACCGGCACCAGTTAGCTCACCTCCCCCGCCAGTTCCCGTGAGCTCAGCACCCCCATTTGCAAAATCCCCACCGCCACAGTTCAAATCACCTGCACCACCAACTTCGAGAAGATCTCCACCTCCACTGGTGAAGCCCCCGCCACCACCGCCACTTGTAAGCTCTCCACCACTTCCACCAATGACCTCCCCACCTCCACCAACACTGGCGAGCTCACCGCCTCCTCCAGTGAGGTCCCCTCCTCCACCGGCGCCAATCAACTCTCCACCCCCACCGGTCAAATCCCCACCACCACCTGCTCCGGTGAGCTCGCCACCTCCACCAGCCGTCCCATCACCACCTCCACCCGCACCATCATCACCTCCACCGTCGGCACCTGAGGAGTTCATCTTGCCACCAATCATGGCGCAGCAGTATGCGTCGCCACCGCCGCCTCTGTTCCAAGGATACTAA